In the Symphalangus syndactylus isolate Jambi chromosome 17, NHGRI_mSymSyn1-v2.1_pri, whole genome shotgun sequence genome, TGGTTTTCCCGGCAGTAGCTTGGGGATAAGGATTACCCGTCATGTGTTTTATAGATCTACCCACATGTTAACCTTTTCTGATGCTCATTTCTTCCTGCTGATCAGAAATTAcatctggggccgggcgcggtggctcacgcctgtaatcccagcactttgggaggccgaggtgggtggatcacgaggtcaggagttcgagaccatcctggctaacatggtgaaacctctctctactaaaaatacaaaaaattagctgggcacctgaagtcccagctactggggaggctgaggcaggagaatggcgtgaacccgggaggcagagcttgcaagtgagccgagatcacgccactgcactccagcctgggcgacagaatccCAAAATTACATCTGGGATAATTTCCTTTCAGCCTGAAGAACTTCAATATTTCTTacagtgcagcttttttttttttttgagacagggtctggcccaggctggtgttcagttgcacagtcatagctccctggagcctccacctcttgggctcaagcgatccacccacctcagcctcccaagtatctgggaccacagatgtgcaccaccacactcagctaattgtcttgttctgttttgtttttaggtaGAGATAGGGTTGCCTGTCTGGCACATCAGGAGGACGAGGTGGGAAAGTGAccctgggattagaggcgtaagCTACCATGCCGTGCCGAGTGCAGCTTTGTCGGTAACAAATTACAAATTAGCTTTTGTTTcgtgaaaaaaaatatttatttcaccttTCTTAATAAGGATGTTTTTGCCAGGAGTGGCATTCCAGGTTGACAAAGTGTTTGGGACAGTCTcgctgtcaccgaggctggagtgcagtggcatgatctcggctcactgcagcctccacctcccgagttcaagcagttctcctgccttagcctccccagtagcttggattacaggtgcgtgccaccatacctggctaatttttgtgtttttagcagagatggggttcaccatgtcagccaggttagtcctgaactcctgacctcaggtgatccgcctgccttggcctcccaaagtgctgtaacgacaggtatgagccaccgcgcggcCTTGCTGCCGGGTTTCTTGATGTCTTGCCCTGCACGTGTGCTCCTGAGGCAGCAGCCAACGGCTTGACTCCTCTGGCCATTGAGGCCAGAACTGGGCACTCCCTGCTTTCTCTCCGTCCCTCACATCCACGGTCCCCCAGCAGCCAACAGGGCCTCCCCACGGGTAAATCGGCACACACGTCCATTGCATTTGGGTTTGTGGGGAGGtgttgagtcagggtcttgctcttgcccaggcaggagggcagtggcgcaatcactgctcactgcagtgttgacctcccgggcttaagtgTGGGCTGTGGGTACTTACTTAACGAGGGTCTCGCAGCACTGGCGAACCAGACCCAGGGTTCAGGGCCCCTCTCAGTGCACGACATCCCTCGCCCACTGCAGCCCAGACGACAGGATGGAGAGTGAAGGGGAGCGAAGCAGTGTGCGCTCAGGGCAGGTGcgtttgtttctttatttaaaaaaatcatctgggGGCGTGGTCTGAGGAGGACACCCCTCCCATGGCTTTGGGGAGGACGCAGGTTCCAGGAGTCACAGGGCAGAAACGCGGGGCGAGTGGGGgtgtggctggggtggggaggggctgtgCCCCCCAGCACCTGGGGGTGGCTCCCGTGGTACCAGGTGGGCTAGGGAAACAGTATGTACAGGCGAGCAGTGCCCCTGGACCCGGTCGGGGCTGGCTGGGGCCCCATTCTGTGGCAGGGGAGCTCTGGGGCGCAGGGTCTGAGTCCCATCTTGGACTGCAGGGGCCACGAGGGCCGTCCAGGCAGGCTGGACAGCGGGGGCCCTTATCTGGGCCCATCAGGTGGATGAGAACGGACACTGCCAACTGCTCATCACCTGGCCAGGGCTAGGCCTGTCCGGCAGGGGCCGTCCCCACACTGAATCCCGCGCGCGCAGAACTCAAGCTGGCACCCAGGCAGTGGGAACGCCCTGCAGGCTGGGCTTGGGAGGCCTCGGGCACGGGACAGGTGGGGCCCGTGTCCTGATAAACGGACAGGAACAAAAGGAACGCAAGGTCTGGGACCCACGGCTCTGGGAGCGGCGCCACCCAGGCTGGCTCCTAGCAGAGAAATGGGAATCGCAAATGCATTGCAATGTGCAGTGAAGAAACGTGGGGAACGCCTGCCGCGCACCGCCGTCAGACGACGTGGGCAGGCGCCCTGAGCTGCGGGTCCgtgggccctggccctggcccaggtCAGCACAGCCCTGTCCCCAGTCCTGAGGGATTGTCTCCACAGGGCCTGGCCACTGGCCCGGCCACCTCCCCGGCTGCCCTGATCCAGCAGCCGCACTTGTGGTGAACACAGGGCAACCCCTTCCTGATGCTGAGAAAGGTGGCATGGAGTGGACAGATGGCCCGGGGGACACTGGGCCTGGCACCGCGTGGCGGGGGAGCCCCAGCAGTGGATGATGGCCTGGGGCCGCGGCTGTCCCCACGGAGGGAGGGCGGCGTCGGTGTCGGGCAGTCTAGGTATAGAAGATGACCTCGGGGATCTGGCCGTCCTCCACGGATGTGCCATTGTTGTTCCCGGCCGCGTAGCAAAAGGTGAAGCAGGTCTTGGCGCCCGTGGTGGGCGACTCATGTGTCACCTTGCGCAGGCCTTTGGTGCCGTAGTGGGAGTCTGGGCCCTGTAGGGGATAGGGGGGTACAGTGAGGTCAAGGACCACCAGGCTGGGATGCCCCAGGTGCGGACAGGGCAAGGCCCCGACTGGGCCAGGGTGGCTGCCTCTGGAGAGTGTCTGCTGTGCCCTGGGGGCCTCAGGTTGGGCGAGAGACTCCCACAGAGGGACCCTCGTCCCCGGCGGCACACCTTGAGCGTGGCACAGGCCGTGTAGTTGACGTTGGGCAGCACCTCCACTGGCTCCTTGAACATGACGCGGAAGGTGCTGGCTGAGCCGTCGCAGCTGAAGCCCGTGTCGTTCTGGCCCAGGACCGTGTTGCTATCGGTGTGAATAATCTGCGGGGAGGTGAGAGGCTCAGGCCTGGGGAGGGCCGATGGGGACCCCTCAAGGCCCAGCCCACCTGCCCAGGATGGGGGGGTTCAGCCAGCGTTCcatggaggtggggagaggacaTGGGCCtgagtgggggctggggaggcaggaggggaggcCTGGGGATGAGGCCTGGGGCTGGTACCTGGATGTTCACTTGGTAGTCGGTGGGCCCGTGGATGGATCCATACAGCCCAAATCCCACCACGAAGATGCGCTTGTTGACTGAGAACCTGCCGTGGTAGACGACAGGCGGCCGTGTGGATACCCAGGGACAGCCTAAGGTGAGCTGGGGCGAGCCCACCCCCCCGCCTCCATCATCCCTGAGTCCTCCACCCCCATTCCCAGACCCCCCCATCATCCCTGAGTCCTCCACCCCCATTCCCAGACCCCCCCATCATCCCTGAGTCCTCCACCCCCATTCCCAGACCCCCCCATCATCCCTGAGTCCTCCACCCCCATGCCTACCTCCCCCCACCTGCATCATCCCTGAGTCTTCCACCCCCATTCCCAGACCCCCCATCATCCCTGAGTCCTCCACCCCCATTCCCAGACCCCCCCATCATCCCTGAGTCCTCCACCCCCATGCCCGGCACCCCCCCATGCCTGCCCCCCATCTCCATCATCCCTGAGTCCTCCACCCCCATTCCTAGACCCCCCCATCATCCCTGAGTCctccacccccatgcccagccctccCCCCATGCCTGCCCCCCATCTCCATCATCCCTGAGTCCTCCACCCCCCCCCGCCTGCACCCCAGTCCCCACCTGATGCGATCACTGGTCCCACTGTAGCCCCAGCGACTCTCCACCTGCTGGAAGCGGTTGATGCTGCACTCCTTCCCTCGCAGGCAGCAGCGGGGCCGGTCAATGAACTCCACTCGTGGCTTGGGGTTGACGGTGAAGTGCAGGAAGAGGCTGACCACCTCGCGGTCCACCAGGATGCCCGACTGTGCGGGGCCTGCGGCACAGGGAGGGTGTTGGGGAGGGCCGGGCTGCACCCCGGGAGCCCGAGTGCCTGGGAGGACACACTCCTTCCCCCTAAGATGTCTGCGTCGGACTTTCAAGGTGCAGGGACCTGGGCAGCCCCTCCCCAGGGAACTAGCCACCAGCCATGGCCCCTGCTGCCATGGGGGCTTTTGGGGAGAGGTCCCAGGGCACAGACCAGAGGCTGACAGATGCGCTCACTCAGGGGCGATGTCTCAGGGTCCGGCCCACTGTAGGGACCACCCATCACTTCACTGTGGGTGGGGGGGCTCCACTGCCTGTTCTCTCAGGGCCATTGGCTGGGAGGGGTCTCTGTGGCTCCCCGTCCTGGCTTCTAGAAGCAGCCTGGGGGTTCCTCTCCACCGTGGGCCCTAGGCAGCCAGCTTCCCAAGCGCTTACACCCCCAGGGGTGATGGCTAGCAGACCCCAGGCAGGCTCCAAGAGCCAGGCTGTTAATCCCGGTGCAGAGATGTGACAGGCGGAGGGGCCGTGCATGGGATGTGAAGGGGCTCTGGGCAGGGACAGGTGGCCGGGAGGGGCAGAACTGGGGGTCCACCATCCACCCCAGGAGTGTCGGGGCACGGTGAGCACGCTCTGCTCTAATGAGAGCAGCCCTGCCCGCCTGAGACCTAATCACTCATCAGCCAAGGCGGGCTCAATTCTGCATCGCTCAGCTGCAAGCCAGCCCAGTGCAGACAGTTTAATAACCATTATGGGTTAAGTGAATCAGGAAGACTGAGTATCAAAACTCAATaaacaatgttaattttttttttttttttttagatggagtttcgctcttgtcccccaggctggagtgcagtggcgtaatctcggctcactgcaacatctgtctccagggttcaagcaattctcctgcctcaccctcccacgtagctgggattacaggcatgcgccaccgcgcccagctgattttgtatttttagtagagatggggtttcactctgttggtcaggctggtctcgaactcctgacctcaagtgatcccccccatcgtggcctcccaaagtgctgggattacaggagtgagtgacccagcctggccaacaattgtaatttttttttttttttttttttttttgagacagagtttcattcttgttgcccaggctggagtgcagtggcacaatcttggcccaccacagcctccgcctcccgggttcaagcaattctcctgcctcagcctcctgggtagctgcgattataggcatgagccatcacacccagctgatcaacaattgtatttttaaaaagtatatatctagccaggctcggtggcccatgtccataatcccagcactttgtgaggccgagatgggaggatggctggagcccagtTCATGACCAGCcggggtaacaaagcaagaccctgtccctacaaaaacaaatataagcCTTGTGTAGTggtggcacctgtggtcccagctactccggagtctgaagcaggaggatcacttgagcccaggaggttgaggctgcagtgagctgtgattgcaccactgcactcagcctaggcgacagagtgagaccctgttgctaAATCTGGCGACCTTCAGCTAAGCGAGAGCAGGGTCTGCGTGAACCTGGGGAAGGCCAGACAGCGAGTGTGCACCAGCCACAGGGCTCTGTCCCAGTCCCTTCTGGAATGTTCCAGACCTGTTTTGCTCCAGAGCTGGACGGTGTCAGGCAGCGAGCAGCCACATGAGGGCAGGAGGCATCGTTAGGGCTGTCCCTCACGTCACCCCAGAGCCCAGGCCCTGCAGCAGGGGACCCCAAGGCCCACTCATGGGCACACGACAGCCGCCCCGGCCGTATCAGAGCCTTCCTCGGCTCGTCACAGACACTGGTACCTGCACCAGCAGGTAGCACAAGGGTCCGAGACGGGGACTTCCTTCCCTCCTGGGGAGATGCCACCAAAACAGCTGGACAGACACGAGAGGTGGGGTCTGGCAATGCGCACGGTGGGGACACAGCCGGGCTGGGGCTAACAGATGGCCCTGCGGACACGCCCTCACAAGCCAGGTTTCTTCCCATCTTTATACTCCAGGCATCTGCCAGGCTTTCCGCAGTGAAATCGGGGGTACTATCCTCGGTACCCAGATGCCCACCTGTGTGCCACTCCCCTCCCAAGCCAGCCCCTGGGCCCCTGAGCTCTGTTACCTGCAGCAAACTCCTCGATGGTCATGAGTGGGAAGCGAATGAGGCCCAGGGCCTTGCCCAGAACCTTCCGCCTGTTCTCTGGCGTCACCTGCAGCTGCTGCCGCTGACACTCGGCCTCGGACCAGCGGACAACGGCATTGAACAGCCGCACCTCACGGATGCCCAGTGTGTCACGCTCCAGGACAGCCACCAGCGTGTCTGCGGGGTGGAGGAAGGGGCTGCGTGAACATGACACCCGCGTGCCCACCCTGCAGGAGGCACTGAGACTAACATGAGGACCAGCAGTTAAAGCCGGGCTGGCAACTACGGCCCGTGGCCCAAACCTGGCCCTGTGCTTGTgtttataaataaagctttatcaACACAAGACCATGCCCCTTCATTTTCCTAGACAGTGGTTGCTTTTAAGCCACAAGGACAGACTTGAGTAGCTTTGACAAAAGCTGTTCAACAGCAAAGTCAAAAACCATGGACCATCGGAGGACAAGATGGTCACCATCAGCTGGGATGGTGGGGGTCTGGCCTGTGGCCTCCCAGCCAAGGCCTCAGGCTCCCCTGGGGCTGTGCTGGGACCCGAGCTCCTGAACCGCTGCAAGTGGTGAGGTCCCAGCTCACCTGTGCAGCTCCCCCAGGGAACCCCCAGGCCCAAAGCTCCCAGTGTCAATCCCCGGGCCCTCCCGCCGAGGCCCCGCTGGGATTCCCACACGTGGGCTCCTGGGCCCTTACCCAGGTCAATGTCAGTGAAGCCCTCCGCGGTGATGGCGTCTGCAGTGTTTTTGTCGATGTTCTCCAGGCACAGGCTGGCCAGCTGTGGTTCATCGAAGAGTCGCGCCTGGCAAGAGACATGGACGAGGGGCGCGGGGGGGACATCAGCACCCAGCCCTCGGCAGATCCGCAGTGCGGAGCTGGCTCAGATGCAGCCCTGACCACACAGGCCTTCCTGAGTGTGGCCAGGAGCCACCAGGGTCTCAGCTGCCAGGCCAGCCCTGTCTTGGGCCCAGAGACCCCCCGGTGACCGCTGACTGGGGCGGGAGAGTTGGGGAGTTCCCTCTCAGGAcctgagaggccaaggaaggaagaaaaagatgctCAGGTCTCTGTCAGCAGGACCTGCTGCTTTAGGCAAACGGGGCGCTGCAGCTGCACTCGGGGGCAGGGCCCAGGACCCCAAGTGGCAGGCAGAGCTGAGGTGGCCGGGGTCGATCGGTGAAGCTTCCCGACCACAACATGCCCTTGGCCACTTGTGGTGGGAGGGGCCGTGTCCCCGGCAGCTCCATCCCAAGACACAGCAGACATGACTTCTGACAGTCAGGTGACAGAGCTGGAGATTGCCTGTGCTCTTAGGGAAACAGAGGCTTAGTTCATGGAAGGTGCTGGAGGGGCCTATGCCAGCAGGGACCCGGGCAGGCCTTTCTGCAGGCGTCCTCCCGAGGACACATCTCAAGCGGGTTAGTAGCGGTTTtaggggagggaggctgaggcggccacAAGATGAAGCCCGGGGAGTGAGTTCCAGCCTCCTCTCAGGTCAGgcagaggcctctccagcaaggcGACCAGATGACCCAGACAAGAAACCCCTCCCTCTGGGAGTCCGGGATCCCCTGCATCTGACCTGCCAGGATGGAGGGGGAGAAGGTTCTGGGTCCTTTCCAGGATGCTGGACCCCCAAAGCCCATTGGAGGACCCAGTGCCGCTGTCCCCTCTGGCCACCCCTGACCAGGAGCTCACGGCTCCCAAGCGGCCGTCCACCCGTCCTGGCCCCACGtcctcctctcagcctccctggcCTGCACGACCTCCCCAGCCCCCGCCCTTTGGGCTG is a window encoding:
- the BTBD2 gene encoding BTB/POZ domain-containing protein 2, which produces MAAGGSGGRASCPPGVGVGPGAGGSPGPSANAAATPAPGNAAAAAAAAAAAAAAAPGPTPPAPPGPGTDAQAAGAERAEEAAGPGAAALQREAAYNWQASKPTVQERFAFLFNNEVLCDVHFLVGKGLSSQRIPAHRFVLAVGSAVFDAMFNGGMATTSTEIELPDVEPAAFLALLKFLYSDEVQIGPETVMTTLYTAKKYAVPALEAHCVEFLKKNLRADNAFMLLTQARLFDEPQLASLCLENIDKNTADAITAEGFTDIDLDTLVAVLERDTLGIREVRLFNAVVRWSEAECQRQQLQVTPENRRKVLGKALGLIRFPLMTIEEFAAGPAQSGILVDREVVSLFLHFTVNPKPRVEFIDRPRCCLRGKECSINRFQQVESRWGYSGTSDRIRFSVNKRIFVVGFGLYGSIHGPTDYQVNIQIIHTDSNTVLGQNDTGFSCDGSASTFRVMFKEPVEVLPNVNYTACATLKGPDSHYGTKGLRKVTHESPTTGAKTCFTFCYAAGNNNGTSVEDGQIPEVIFYT